A window from Micromonospora terminaliae encodes these proteins:
- the lpdA gene encoding dihydrolipoyl dehydrogenase has protein sequence MSEPNDATFDIVILGGGSGGYAAALRAAQLDLSVALIEKGKLGGTCLHNGCIPTKALLHAAEIADQTRESEQFGVKAELVGIDMAAVNSYKDGVISRLYKGLQGLVGSAKKITFVAGAGKLVGKNVVEVDGKRYTGRNIILASGSYAKSLPGLEIDGERIITSDHALTLDRVPSSAIVLGGGVIGVEFASVWKSFGVDVTIVEALPRLVAAEDEESSKALERAFRKRKINFKVGKPFEKVEKTENGVKLTIQGGDTVEAELLLVAVGRGPTTANLGYEEQGVKMDRGYVLTDERLRTSVPNVYAVGDIVPGLQLAHRGFQQGIFVAEEIAGKNPAVIDEAGIPRVTYCDPELASVGLTEAKAKEQYGADKIKTYNYNLGGNGKSQILKTAGHVKLVRVEDGPVVGVHMVGARVGELIGEAQLIYNWEAYPAEVAQLVHAHPTQTEALGEAHLALAGKPLHAHA, from the coding sequence GTGAGCGAGCCGAACGACGCAACCTTCGACATCGTCATCCTCGGAGGTGGTAGCGGCGGCTACGCGGCGGCGCTGCGTGCCGCCCAGCTGGACCTGTCCGTCGCCCTGATCGAGAAGGGCAAGCTCGGGGGCACCTGCCTGCACAACGGCTGCATCCCCACGAAGGCGCTGCTGCACGCCGCCGAGATCGCCGACCAGACCCGCGAGTCGGAGCAGTTCGGCGTCAAGGCCGAGCTGGTCGGCATCGACATGGCGGCGGTCAACTCGTACAAGGACGGCGTGATCTCCCGCCTCTACAAGGGCCTCCAGGGCCTGGTGGGCAGCGCCAAGAAGATCACCTTCGTGGCGGGCGCCGGCAAGCTCGTCGGGAAGAACGTCGTCGAGGTCGACGGCAAGCGCTACACCGGCCGGAACATCATCCTGGCCTCCGGCTCGTACGCGAAGAGCCTGCCCGGCCTGGAGATCGACGGCGAGCGGATCATCACGAGCGACCACGCGCTGACCCTGGACCGGGTCCCCTCCTCGGCCATCGTGCTGGGCGGCGGCGTGATCGGCGTCGAGTTCGCCAGCGTCTGGAAGTCCTTCGGCGTGGACGTGACCATCGTCGAGGCGCTGCCCCGCCTGGTCGCGGCCGAGGACGAGGAGTCCTCGAAGGCGCTGGAGCGGGCGTTCCGCAAGCGGAAGATCAACTTCAAGGTCGGCAAGCCGTTCGAGAAGGTCGAGAAGACCGAGAACGGCGTGAAGCTGACCATCCAGGGTGGCGACACCGTCGAGGCGGAGCTGCTGCTGGTCGCCGTCGGCCGTGGCCCGACGACCGCCAACCTCGGCTACGAGGAGCAGGGCGTCAAGATGGACCGCGGCTACGTGCTGACCGACGAGCGGCTGCGCACCAGCGTGCCGAACGTCTACGCGGTCGGCGACATCGTGCCCGGCCTCCAGCTCGCCCACCGCGGCTTCCAGCAGGGCATCTTCGTCGCCGAGGAGATCGCCGGGAAGAACCCGGCCGTGATCGACGAGGCCGGCATCCCGCGGGTCACCTACTGCGACCCGGAGCTGGCGTCGGTCGGCCTCACCGAGGCGAAGGCCAAGGAGCAGTACGGCGCTGACAAGATCAAGACCTACAACTACAACCTGGGCGGCAACGGCAAGAGCCAGATCCTCAAGACCGCCGGCCACGTGAAGCTGGTCCGGGTCGAGGACGGCCCGGTGGTCGGCGTCCACATGGTCGGCGCCCGGGTGGGCGAGCTGATCGGCGAGGCCCAGCTCATCTACAACTGGGAGGCCTACCCGGCCGAGGTGGCGCAGCTCGTGCACGCCCACCCGACGCAGACCGAGGCCCTGGGCGAGGCGCACCTGGCCCTGGCCGGCAAGCCGCTGCACGCGCACGCCTGA